In Bacillus solimangrovi, one DNA window encodes the following:
- the tadA gene encoding tRNA adenosine(34) deaminase TadA, which produces MGTKTDEEWMREAIQEAKKAEDIAEVPIGAVIVKDGQVIGRAHNLRETEQRSIAHAELLAIDEACRKLGTWRLEGTTLYVTLEPCSMCAGAIVLSRVERVVYGASDPKGGCAGTLMNLLQEDRFNHQSEVISGVLEQECGQMLTEFFRQLREKRKQNKLFP; this is translated from the coding sequence ATGGGAACGAAAACAGATGAAGAATGGATGAGAGAAGCAATTCAAGAAGCGAAAAAAGCAGAAGATATTGCAGAAGTGCCAATCGGAGCAGTTATTGTTAAGGATGGACAAGTCATAGGACGTGCTCATAATTTAAGAGAAACTGAACAACGATCAATAGCTCACGCAGAATTGTTAGCGATAGATGAAGCGTGTCGAAAATTAGGAACATGGCGTCTTGAAGGAACGACTTTATATGTGACACTAGAGCCGTGTTCGATGTGTGCAGGTGCAATTGTTCTTTCACGAGTTGAGCGAGTTGTGTATGGTGCTAGTGATCCGAAAGGTGGATGTGCTGGAACGTTAATGAATTTATTACAGGAGGATCGATTTAATCATCAGTCAGAAGTAATTAGTGGTGTGCTTGAACAAGAGTGTGGACAGATGTTGACTGAATTTTTTCGTCAGTTAAGAGAGAAAAGGAAACAAAACAAATTATTCCCTTAG
- a CDS encoding glycosyl hydrolase family 18 protein has product MSSNHILYFVRPNDSLQTIAEMYHTSPDSICEMNHMDTYRIYVNQPLFIPIRGMNGGERFERAVETYQIKQGDSLFQIAREYNTTVDSIKQLNNLESSALTVGQEIIIPQYTEAVLAVPRVNIRTEPSFNSEIIIMMDQGARLPVTGTRGGWYRVQLYNGQPGWVNKSVTNLVAHDGSKPILSTLGYYTLQEGPALPGSYQSFVNNTEGLSQLGLFLFQISLENPTMIDKFGEFADNEIVVLKELAHRNNIKALAVVHNLLYESGGQETSKQVVETMLSTPENRTAFVNSLVELVERYGLDGVDLDIEDVYEKDRDRLALLYEEIGEVFREKGYFFSTAIPSKTGPDDPSEFAKPFDYERIGNAADQVVIMLYNEHGWPGSGPGPVVSYGRMKEVLTYASSVMPKEKILAAVSVFGFDFNLTTGKNQYVTYQGAIDLANKYNSEIIFDEETKTPMFSYTDEEGNAHEVWFEDSRSILAKAELADELGVKGLALWRLGMEDPAIWNVLNENVVVKKS; this is encoded by the coding sequence GTGAGTTCAAACCACATATTATATTTTGTACGACCTAATGATAGTTTGCAGACAATAGCAGAGATGTATCATACATCACCAGATTCAATTTGTGAAATGAATCATATGGACACATATAGGATCTATGTAAATCAGCCATTGTTCATTCCAATTCGAGGTATGAATGGTGGTGAGCGTTTTGAGCGTGCAGTGGAAACTTATCAAATAAAACAAGGTGATTCACTATTTCAAATTGCACGTGAGTATAATACAACTGTAGATAGTATTAAGCAGTTGAATAATTTGGAATCCAGTGCACTAACCGTCGGTCAAGAAATTATCATACCTCAGTATACAGAGGCTGTTCTAGCTGTACCTAGAGTTAATATTCGAACTGAGCCTTCATTTAATAGTGAGATAATCATAATGATGGATCAAGGAGCTCGGCTACCTGTAACAGGTACTAGAGGTGGGTGGTATCGAGTTCAACTCTATAACGGTCAACCAGGTTGGGTTAATAAAAGTGTAACTAATTTAGTCGCGCATGATGGAAGTAAGCCAATTCTTTCAACTCTAGGTTATTATACGTTACAGGAAGGTCCTGCCTTGCCAGGATCCTATCAATCATTTGTCAATAATACCGAGGGATTAAGTCAATTAGGTTTATTTCTATTTCAAATTTCATTAGAGAACCCGACTATGATTGATAAGTTTGGTGAATTTGCGGATAATGAAATTGTGGTATTGAAAGAGCTTGCACACCGTAATAATATTAAGGCGTTAGCAGTCGTTCATAATCTTTTATATGAAAGTGGAGGACAGGAAACATCTAAACAAGTCGTGGAGACTATGCTATCTACACCGGAAAATCGAACAGCATTTGTAAATTCTCTTGTAGAATTAGTTGAACGTTATGGATTAGATGGTGTTGATCTTGATATTGAGGATGTTTATGAGAAAGACAGAGATCGATTAGCGTTGTTATATGAGGAAATTGGAGAAGTATTTAGAGAAAAAGGATATTTCTTTTCAACTGCAATTCCATCTAAGACTGGTCCTGATGATCCGAGTGAATTTGCTAAACCGTTTGATTATGAACGAATTGGAAATGCAGCAGATCAAGTTGTTATCATGCTTTATAATGAACATGGTTGGCCTGGTAGTGGTCCAGGGCCAGTAGTATCTTACGGACGAATGAAAGAAGTATTAACGTATGCAAGTTCAGTTATGCCAAAAGAGAAAATTTTAGCAGCCGTTTCTGTATTTGGATTTGACTTTAATTTAACAACGGGCAAGAATCAATATGTGACTTACCAAGGTGCAATAGACCTTGCGAATAAATATAATAGTGAAATTATATTTGATGAGGAAACGAAAACACCAATGTTCTCTTATACTGATGAAGAAGGTAATGCACATGAAGTTTGGTTTGAAGATAGCAGAAGTATTCTTGCTAAAGCTGAACTAGCAGATGAACTAGGAGTGAAGGGGTTAGCGTTATGGAGACTCGGAATGGAAGACCCTGCAATCTGGAATGTTCTAAATGAGAATGTTGTTGTGAAAAAATCTTAA
- the pdxS gene encoding pyridoxal 5'-phosphate synthase lyase subunit PdxS: MSQTGTDRVKRGMAEMQKGGVIMDVVNAEQAKIAEEAGAVAVMALERVPADIRAAGGVARMADPTIVEEVMSAVSIPVMAKARIGHIVEARVLEALGVDYIDESEVLTPADEVYHINKRDYTVPFVCGCRDLGEATRRIAEGASMLRTKGEPGTGNIVEAVRHMREVQGQIRKVAAMSEDELMTFAKNIQAPFELLLQIKREGRLPVVNFAAGGVATPADAALMMQLGADGVFVGSGIFKSDNPEKFARAIVEATTHYTDYKLIGELSKDLGTAMKGIEISSLQPEQRMQERGW, from the coding sequence ATGTCTCAAACAGGTACTGATCGTGTAAAACGTGGAATGGCGGAAATGCAAAAAGGCGGCGTTATTATGGACGTTGTAAATGCAGAGCAAGCAAAAATTGCTGAAGAAGCTGGTGCTGTTGCAGTAATGGCACTTGAGCGTGTTCCAGCAGATATTCGTGCTGCAGGTGGGGTAGCTCGTATGGCTGACCCGACAATTGTTGAAGAAGTAATGAGCGCTGTATCAATTCCGGTTATGGCAAAAGCTCGTATTGGTCATATCGTTGAAGCGCGTGTTCTTGAAGCGCTTGGTGTTGACTATATTGATGAGAGTGAAGTATTAACACCTGCTGATGAGGTGTATCATATTAATAAGCGTGATTATACAGTTCCGTTTGTATGTGGTTGTCGTGATCTTGGTGAAGCAACACGTCGTATCGCTGAAGGTGCATCTATGCTTCGTACAAAAGGTGAACCAGGTACTGGGAACATTGTAGAGGCAGTACGCCATATGCGTGAAGTTCAAGGCCAAATACGCAAAGTTGCCGCAATGAGTGAAGATGAGTTAATGACATTTGCAAAAAATATTCAAGCACCATTTGAATTATTGCTACAAATTAAACGTGAAGGTCGTCTTCCTGTCGTTAACTTCGCAGCAGGTGGAGTTGCTACGCCAGCTGATGCAGCATTAATGATGCAGCTTGGAGCTGATGGTGTATTTGTAGGTTCTGGTATCTTCAAATCTGATAACCCTGAAAAATTTGCACGTGCAATCGTAGAAGCAACAACACATTACACAGATTATAAGCTTATCGGTGAGCTTTCTAAAGACCTTGGGACAGCAATGAAAGGGATTGAAATTTCCTCATTACAACCTGAACAACGTATGCAAGAGCGTGGTTGGTAA
- the serS gene encoding serine--tRNA ligase → MLDIKYLRENFATINEKMKSRGEDLGDLGKFEGLDEKRRKLIQEAEQLKQERNEVSKEISQLKRQKKNADEKILQMRQVGDRIKELDQELREVEETLELLLLSIPNVPHESVPVGETEDDNVEVRKWGEIPEFGYDAKAHWDIATGLNILDFERASKVTGSRFVFYKGLGARMERALINFMMDYHEENHDYEEMIPPFIVNRDSMTGTGQLPKFEEDAFKIEGEDYFLIPTAEVPVTNYHRDEIFDNEELPKSYVAYSACFRSEAGSAGRDTRGLIRQHQFNKIELVKFVRPEESYDALEQLTGHAEKILQLLELPYRVMSMCTADLGFTAAKKYDIEVWIPSYETYREISSCSNFESYQANRANIRFRREHGAKPERVHTLNGSALAIGRTVSAILENYQQEDGSVVIPTVLRPYMGGKEVIKPKV, encoded by the coding sequence ATGTTAGATATTAAATATTTACGCGAGAATTTCGCAACTATTAATGAAAAGATGAAGTCTCGTGGTGAAGACTTAGGGGATTTGGGGAAATTTGAAGGATTAGATGAGAAGCGTCGTAAGTTAATTCAAGAAGCAGAACAATTGAAGCAAGAACGTAATGAAGTGTCTAAAGAGATTTCACAATTGAAGCGTCAGAAAAAAAATGCTGACGAGAAAATTTTACAAATGCGTCAAGTTGGAGATCGGATTAAAGAGTTAGATCAAGAGCTAAGAGAAGTTGAAGAAACGCTTGAATTATTGCTGCTATCTATTCCGAATGTTCCACACGAAAGTGTACCTGTTGGAGAAACTGAAGATGACAACGTTGAAGTACGTAAGTGGGGAGAAATACCCGAATTTGGATATGACGCGAAAGCACATTGGGATATTGCAACCGGGTTAAATATTCTTGATTTTGAACGTGCTAGTAAAGTGACAGGAAGTCGTTTTGTATTTTATAAAGGCTTAGGAGCACGCATGGAAAGAGCACTAATCAATTTTATGATGGATTATCATGAAGAGAACCATGATTATGAAGAGATGATTCCGCCTTTCATCGTTAATCGAGATAGTATGACTGGTACAGGTCAGTTACCAAAATTTGAAGAAGATGCGTTCAAAATTGAAGGTGAGGATTATTTCTTAATTCCAACAGCTGAAGTACCCGTAACGAACTATCACCGTGACGAAATTTTTGATAATGAAGAATTACCAAAAAGTTATGTAGCTTACAGTGCTTGCTTCAGATCAGAAGCAGGTTCTGCTGGTCGTGATACTCGTGGCTTAATACGTCAGCACCAATTTAATAAAATTGAGCTTGTGAAGTTTGTCAGACCAGAAGAGTCTTATGATGCCTTAGAGCAATTAACAGGTCACGCTGAAAAGATCTTGCAACTTCTCGAATTACCTTATCGAGTTATGAGTATGTGTACAGCAGATCTTGGATTTACTGCTGCTAAAAAATATGATATTGAAGTATGGATTCCTAGTTATGAAACTTACCGTGAGATTTCATCTTGTAGTAATTTCGAAAGTTACCAAGCAAATCGCGCTAATATTCGTTTCAGACGTGAACATGGTGCTAAACCTGAACGTGTGCATACGCTAAATGGATCTGCATTAGCAATTGGTCGAACAGTTTCTGCGATCTTAGAGAACTATCAACAAGAAGATGGAAGTGTAGTCATTCCAACCGTGTTACGTCCTTATATGGGTGGTAAAGAAGTTATTAAGCCGAAGGTTTAA
- the pdxT gene encoding pyridoxal 5'-phosphate synthase glutaminase subunit PdxT, translating to MVKVGVLALQGAVREHIRALEASGAEAIIVKRVDQLEQLDGLIIPGGESTTMRRLIDKYDFLEPLKEFGKSGKPMFGTCAGLILLAGRIKDREDAHLGLIDMYVERNAFGRQRESFEAELMIKDVADDFDAVFIRAPLVLEVGEDVEVLSKFGERIVAVRQGPYLACSFHPELTNDHRVTSYFVRMVEESKA from the coding sequence ATGGTGAAAGTTGGCGTATTAGCACTTCAAGGGGCAGTTCGAGAACATATTCGTGCACTAGAAGCATCTGGAGCAGAAGCTATAATTGTTAAACGGGTTGACCAATTAGAACAGTTAGATGGACTTATTATCCCAGGTGGAGAAAGTACAACTATGCGTCGTCTAATTGATAAGTATGACTTCTTAGAGCCGTTAAAGGAATTTGGGAAAAGTGGCAAGCCAATGTTTGGTACATGCGCTGGACTTATATTATTAGCAGGACGAATTAAAGATCGTGAAGATGCTCATCTTGGTCTAATCGATATGTATGTTGAGCGAAATGCGTTTGGAAGACAACGTGAGAGCTTTGAAGCAGAGTTGATGATTAAAGATGTTGCTGATGATTTTGATGCCGTATTTATTCGTGCACCTCTTGTGCTTGAAGTAGGTGAAGACGTTGAAGTGTTATCAAAGTTCGGTGAACGTATTGTCGCTGTAAGACAAGGTCCATACTTAGCGTGTTCATTCCATCCAGAATTAACGAATGATCACAGAGTTACCTCGTATTTTGTACGAATGGTTGAAGAGTCAAAGGCATAA